The Kineothrix sp. MB12-C1 genome includes a window with the following:
- a CDS encoding cache domain-containing sensor histidine kinase, whose product MKNHKLLLARNWSFKSKLLVIISALIIFIIMLISSFSYAMYSRHFTNETIKQTQQIIEQVSINVDTYMNELYRLTLSPYYNDSIMKELETQLEGDIEQLDKKRNIEAFLSSVMTLPRSEILRVYILTDSDLYSYTRTPYDMENYHDYAKTPWYQQAKVTSLPIFIPVHSEKVFGDKKTQIFSIAQRIRSKEDNSKVLAVIKVDSNYDGIKSICDQVQLQDKGSLFIVDENQNILYQNNKLLESDLLSRLNINEASENGNYIRTIENEEYIINAATLKSTNLKVIVVNSYSELNKRSILIRNTTIMLASICALLAVSLLFLFVQNFFKPLFNIINLMKEVQQGNLDVQTEIANNDEVGYLGRSFNKMVLQIKEMLEKNTLLVKEIYESRFLQKEAQYNNLCSQIRPHFLYNTLNTISLQIKCNENEDALHSIEHLSYYLRGIMNGDKNIKLSSEVDIVTAYLGIQKARFGNSLNYHIDLSPEVQDYMIPALTLQPIVENAVIHGCEVKRGEYTIVITNEIQDNKLILSVSDNGIGIEPTLLNTLNEKLSSSIHHAQEDSTETITESIGLDNVNKRIKLHYGEAYGLQMFSQTSQGTKVIVTLPYDSPLKERLKLCTLL is encoded by the coding sequence ATGAAAAATCATAAATTGTTATTAGCTCGGAACTGGAGCTTTAAGTCCAAACTTTTAGTCATTATATCTGCCCTTATTATATTTATTATCATGCTCATTTCCAGCTTTAGTTACGCCATGTACTCAAGGCATTTTACGAACGAAACGATTAAGCAGACGCAGCAGATTATTGAACAAGTGAGTATAAATGTAGATACTTATATGAATGAGCTTTATCGTCTCACTCTTTCTCCCTACTATAATGATTCCATTATGAAAGAGTTAGAAACACAATTGGAGGGAGATATCGAGCAGTTGGATAAAAAGAGAAATATTGAAGCCTTTCTCTCTTCTGTAATGACACTTCCAAGAAGTGAAATATTGCGGGTTTATATTTTAACAGATTCCGATTTATATTCTTATACAAGAACACCTTACGATATGGAGAATTACCATGATTATGCAAAGACACCCTGGTACCAACAAGCAAAGGTAACCTCCCTTCCCATATTTATTCCGGTTCATTCCGAGAAAGTGTTCGGAGATAAAAAGACACAAATATTTTCAATTGCTCAACGTATAAGAAGCAAGGAAGATAACTCAAAGGTATTGGCAGTCATCAAAGTCGATTCTAATTACGATGGAATTAAATCTATTTGTGATCAAGTGCAACTACAGGATAAAGGTTCCCTTTTTATTGTGGATGAAAATCAAAATATCCTATATCAGAATAATAAACTTTTAGAAAGTGATCTTTTATCTAGGCTAAATATTAATGAGGCGAGCGAAAATGGAAACTATATAAGGACGATAGAAAACGAAGAATATATTATCAATGCAGCTACTTTAAAATCTACCAATTTAAAAGTAATTGTAGTAAATTCTTATTCTGAGCTAAATAAAAGATCCATTCTTATAAGAAATACTACAATTATGCTGGCTTCCATATGTGCATTATTGGCAGTCTCTCTCCTGTTCTTATTTGTACAAAACTTTTTTAAACCTTTATTTAATATTATTAATCTTATGAAGGAAGTTCAACAAGGGAATCTGGATGTACAGACAGAAATCGCAAACAATGATGAAGTCGGGTATTTAGGACGATCTTTTAACAAGATGGTACTACAGATAAAGGAAATGCTAGAAAAGAATACTTTATTGGTAAAGGAAATTTATGAATCCAGATTTCTGCAAAAAGAAGCACAATACAATAACCTTTGCAGCCAAATCAGACCTCATTTTCTTTATAACACGTTAAATACTATCAGTCTGCAAATCAAATGTAATGAAAATGAAGATGCTCTCCATAGTATTGAACATTTGTCCTACTATTTACGAGGGATCATGAATGGAGATAAGAATATTAAACTCTCCTCAGAAGTCGATATCGTTACCGCTTACCTTGGAATTCAGAAAGCACGATTCGGCAATAGCCTGAATTATCACATTGATCTCTCTCCCGAAGTACAAGATTACATGATTCCTGCGCTAACCTTACAGCCGATTGTTGAAAATGCAGTAATTCATGGCTGCGAAGTAAAACGTGGAGAATATACAATTGTAATCACAAATGAAATACAGGATAATAAATTAATTCTCTCTGTATCCGATAATGGTATCGGTATAGAACCAACTCTTCTCAATACGTTAAATGAAAAACTTTCCTCTTCCATTCATCATGCACAGGAAGATAGTACTGAAACCATAACTGAAAGCATTGGATTAGATAATGTAAACAAACGAATAAAACTCCATTATGGGGAAGCCTATGGCTTACAGATGTTCTCCCAAACATCTCAGGGAACAAAAGTTATTGTAACCCTTCCTTATGATTCGCCCCTGAAAGAAAGGTTAAAACTATGTACACTACTTTAA